CAGCGTATCCATAATGTTTGAGACACTTTTTTAAACAATCATTTCCCCATTTCCACTCCAGGTCACTTAAATTAATGGCAGCAGCATGTTAGTGGGTTAATTACATTGATCTTTACTGGTGAATGTGagtcagcaaaaaaaaaaaaaaaaaaaaaaaaagaaaaataaagaaaaaaagaagaagaagaagaagaagaaaaagaacattttaaaagttttagtTGATGTACCACTTTAGTAAAAGATATAACAGGCAGCATGGGTTCAAGCTCTGTTAGCTTTAGAGTATTTACTTGGCTCTCAAGTACATCTGGATTCACTGCATTACGTAGTTTGTgatgttatttaatttttccatgcATCATTAAACTCAGCATTGATGGGAAGAGAAGAACTCCTTTGCATCCACTTCCTTAACAGAGTCAGCTGGGTTTTAAGGAACAGAATATATGCTTGTATCATATCCATAATGCTGATTCTTCAGTGAGTTAAATTATGACACATTTAGTTTCAATCTCTATTTAATGTGACAAATCAGGCACAAACGATCAcgaaattttttttctttttttttcttttttttttcttttttttttttttttttttgtggataaGATAATGTGAAGGTttgagcaaacaaaacaaagtgttCACAAAACAGTATGCTTTAACCCTGCTTTCTGTCACCATTTCCGTTCTGTTTTgaagacataaaaaataataaacctcATACCTATGGGCTATGTTTGACACTACATGCCTTAGGATATACTAACCATTTAATTACAATATACACAGAGCAAATCGTGCATTTCCAGACAGACTTGATgctatattatatttattttttgtaaattaaCACCACAGTCAACTACAAAACTACAGTGAAGACACAGAAAGCACCTGAAAGTCTAAATCAAGCTGTGGTTTACAAATAATCCTTTAAATGAAAAACCTCACTTCTAGACTTAAACCAGAGATTCAAAGTCAGCATTATAGGAATTTTAAGGTAGACACAATTAATGAATGGTTATTATTTTCTAAGATACTGTAAAGCCTTTTCCTACTGACCAAACctatttttattgtcttttttttttttccaaagcatgcATGGAATATTCTCAGATGCTATTGAGggcaagaagaagaagaagaaaagtgatGGTATTGGTGAAGTACAAGCGGTTTGCAGGATCAAGCGTACAATTTTGCATAAAACATTGCATGTAAAAGTAACACTGTAGGTTTTAAGCCATTGCATTACAATTTAACAGTTGTGTTGCACTTAGCTttaacaaattttaaaactgtaaattttGAAGTGAAAAGCAAAACCTAAATTCCTAAACAAAGACCTTGCAATGGTACACCACACAGAAGCTATTTTTGCTTGGGTCTAGAAAGTTATTTACAATGGCAATATTTAGTCTTTGAAGTCTTTAGCAGTGTGAAGAGCAAAGTCCACCCAATTCTCTTAGACAACAGAAGGGTTGACATGCCATGAGGTTACAACCTATCCAGAGGAGTGCCAGGGCCTCCCTTTACACTGCAGATGTTCGCAATATAattcttttccaatctaaattcCAGTGGATGATGTCAACATATGAAATGCAATGTGGAATAACAACTGAATTCTTCACGAGAAATTAACAATGTATACACAATAAATGAAGTAACAAAGGTTTCAGAATATCACTCAGTCAGTGCTATGTGTTAGataaattgatttatttttttcttttttaaaatacacttgtTTGAAGTTTGTCATTGTGTTGACAATTTCCCCATGAAAACAGCCAATCTCATAAACAGAGAAATCTGTTAGGCTGCTTTTAAAGtcaacacattaaaaataagtaatattTAGCGCTAAATTTAATCTTCTGTAATGGTTGCGAACCAGGAAGACATGAACTCAAATACATTTAATTgctttcatatatatatatatttagatatatatatatatatatgaaactTTTACATTCGTTACATAGGGCAAAGCtgtctaaattatttttctcatagtAGACTGCTGGGGCACATTAGGAAACAGGCTAAAACAGTTCGGGGGGATGGTGCTCGGTTCGTTGCAAGTCTGTTGCTCACAGTCACCAGGGATCATAAGTTTGAGGCGAACCGCGGTTTGTCTCCCTCGGGCTCTGTGCTTAAGACTGTGGAAGAATCCCTTTgcagcggggccgcgggcggcgcggcggcgcgGTTCGGGGGGATGGCTCCCGAGGACATCTGCCGGAACAGCGAGACCCGCTGGGGCACGGTGGCCCGGCCGGCCGGCGGCACGCCGGGGCCCGGGGCGGGCTGCGGCAGGGAGGCGAGGGACTCCCCCACGGTGGGGTGAGGCCTGGCGATCAGGGTGGAGATCTcgtggggcagggagggctgcGAGGCGGAGAGCGGCCGCACCTCCCGCGTCAGGTTGGTGTTGTGGAGGGCCTGGGTGCTCTTGTGCACCTCGTTCTTCTGCGCGGCTCCCGGCGGCTGCTGCGCCGCCtgcggcggctgctgctgctgctgctgctgctgcatgagGGAGAGCTGCGAGGCGGTCGGCGAGGCGTACTGGAAAGTTCGGCCGGCCAGCGGGCTCTGTACCGGCGGGCTGCAGACGGCCGTGGTGTAGGAGCAGGGCGACAGGATGACAGCCTGCTGGGGCGGCTGCGTGCTGGGAGAGGGCGAGTGCAGGTTGGTGTGCGAGAGGCTGCTGGTGGTGTACACGGGAGGGGACTGCGTCCTGCCGCGCGACGACGAGGCCGAGGTGCTGGAGTTGAGGGCTGGCATCTGCTGCAGGCTCACCGGGGCGATGGTCTGCACCATCTCCCTGTCGTGCTTCACGATCTGCTTCAAGATCTCATTCTCCTGGTTGTTGAAAACGCCGGTGTTGAGGTCCTTctggaatttctgcagcaggatggagttcttcttccctgcagagaaaggcagaagtgTTAGCGAGGCAGGGGGAGAGCCCCGCTCTGGCGCCGTTCCAGCAGCGTCGTGAGGACTGTCCGGTAAAGGCCTCAGCGGGCCCCGGGGctctgagcccagggcaggaggagctcccCAAGGCTGTGCCCCGCACCGCGGGCCCTCAGAGACCGCCACACTCCGACACCTGCCCTTGCTCTGCCCCTTGCAGTTTACTGttatcagtaaaaaaaattacatgtgaGAACCATAATTTCCTGAGTAACTGTCAGAAAAAGTCATCTACATCATCTTTCTCGTTGCAAAACTGCCTGAATTTCCACTAAACagttacacattttaaaagcacaccTGTCATCTAGCACATTTCTGGGAACTAGTTACTAGGCATCAGTA
The genomic region above belongs to Sylvia atricapilla isolate bSylAtr1 chromosome Z, bSylAtr1.pri, whole genome shotgun sequence and contains:
- the HCN1 gene encoding potassium/sodium hyperpolarization-activated cyclic nucleotide-gated channel 1, coding for MSHMLCIGYGARAPVSMSDLWITMLSMIVGATCYAMFVGHATALIQSLDSSRRQYQEKYKQVEQYMSFHKLPAEMRQKIHDYYEHRYQGKIFDEENILNELNDPLREEIVNFNCRKLVATMPLFANADPNFVTAMLSKLRFEVFQPGDYIIREGAVGKKMYFIQHGVAGVITKSNKELKLTDGSYFGEICLLTKGRRTASVRADTYCRLYSLSVDNFNEVLEEYPMMRRAFETVAIDRLDRIGKKNSILLQKFQKDLNTGVFNNQENEILKQIVKHDREMVQTIAPVSLQQMPALNSSTSASSSRGRTQSPPVYTTSSLSHTNLHSPSPSTQPPQQAVILSPCSYTTAVCSPPVQSPLAGRTFQYASPTASQLSLMQQQQQQQQPPQAAQQPPGAAQKNEVHKSTQALHNTNLTREVRPLSASQPSLPHEISTLIARPHPTVGESLASLPQPAPGPGVPPAGRATVPQRVSLFRQMSSGAIPPNRAAAPPAAPLQRDSSTVLSTEPEGDKPRFASNL